Proteins encoded together in one Pseudoalteromonas xiamenensis window:
- a CDS encoding acyltransferase family protein: MEIRKLNALRALAALIVFFTHFSDVSYWLSGRLGGGAGAYGVMLFFMLSGFLMAYLYCTQTCSAVNVRRYLMARIARIVPLYLVIVMVSFVLSLMDNNGLYAIPNTAALMGHLLFLYGDGVLWSISPEVQFYLVFIGLWALAMHRPGFIYLIVVVVLIALFFSNFPKVYGELFGIPYNEFNVLRSLPYFFVGVLFGLNHRKIVIPDYLKSHWFILSLALIVLMYPSFSPITSEAKNRMWLSYEVLLVMGSIFFAVLYLVPDTNVVLSNNLTDFLGKISYSLYLLHLPIIRIVENWAFSAEFKLLASLSLSIASAYLSFRYFEYPVAQWIKRQASTSRSMA; the protein is encoded by the coding sequence ATGGAAATTAGAAAACTGAATGCGCTAAGGGCGCTGGCTGCGTTAATTGTGTTCTTTACTCATTTTAGTGATGTATCGTATTGGCTCTCTGGTCGATTAGGCGGCGGAGCTGGGGCTTATGGCGTGATGCTATTTTTTATGTTGAGCGGTTTTCTGATGGCGTATTTGTATTGTACGCAAACCTGTTCGGCGGTGAATGTACGACGTTATTTGATGGCGAGAATTGCTCGGATAGTGCCGCTTTATTTGGTTATTGTGATGGTCTCTTTTGTCCTTTCTCTAATGGATAACAACGGTCTGTATGCTATTCCAAATACCGCAGCGTTGATGGGGCATTTGTTGTTTTTATATGGCGATGGTGTGCTTTGGTCTATTTCGCCTGAGGTTCAATTCTATCTTGTGTTTATCGGGCTCTGGGCACTTGCAATGCATAGACCAGGGTTCATCTATTTGATTGTTGTTGTCGTCTTAATTGCACTCTTCTTCAGTAACTTCCCTAAAGTGTACGGTGAACTTTTTGGTATCCCTTACAACGAATTTAATGTGTTAAGAAGTTTGCCTTATTTTTTCGTCGGGGTGTTATTTGGCTTGAATCATCGCAAAATCGTCATTCCAGATTACTTGAAGTCACACTGGTTTATCTTAAGCCTTGCATTGATTGTATTGATGTACCCCTCATTCTCACCGATAACGTCAGAAGCTAAAAATCGAATGTGGTTAAGTTATGAGGTCTTACTGGTCATGGGTAGTATTTTTTTTGCCGTCCTCTATTTGGTGCCTGACACCAATGTTGTGCTGTCCAATAATCTCACTGACTTTTTAGGGAAGATCTCCTATTCACTCTACTTACTGCACCTGCCGATTATCCGAATCGTGGAAAATTGGGCGTTCAGCGCAGAATTCAAACTACTCGCGTCATTGAGCTTGAGTATTGCTTCGGCTTATTTATCGTTCCGATATTTTGAATATCCCGTTGCGCAATGGATCAAACGCCAAGCGAGTACTTCACGCTCTATGGCGTAA
- a CDS encoding MBL fold metallo-hydrolase, translated as MATIHFHGAAQQVTGSCHLIESTAIGKVLLDCGMEQGGDDRELYQKQFAFNPQQIDAVILSHAHLDHSGMLPKLVRQGFHGRIYCTHATKALLEIMLKDAVSIYLHDLERENIRRARQGEGPLQPIIEQTDVQKTLSLCQTYDYLESISIGSAGVLKFRDAGHILGSSIVELTLTERGERKVLVFSGDLGNPDTVLMKAPSMVYHADVLMMESTYGDRDHRNYTNTCNQFADLLDKAKKQGGNVLIPSFAVGRTQELLFHLGCLYHQGRLEGWQVFLDSPMAIAVTEIYDRWAALLDKKAMHHLAKYNYDSLQSFLPNLHLTPDPDQSMALNRIKGGAIIIAGSGMCTGGRIRQHFKHRLWRTDTTVIFVGFQARNSLGRLLVDGIKHVKLFGEQIAVKAQIETLGGFSAHAGKTQLMEWQQHFKDSPKTILVHGEVSALESLAQSLWSDHHVKAMIPHEGELFSF; from the coding sequence ATGGCAACAATTCATTTTCATGGCGCAGCGCAGCAAGTGACCGGCTCTTGCCACCTTATCGAGTCAACGGCCATCGGGAAAGTTCTCCTTGATTGCGGAATGGAACAAGGTGGGGATGATAGAGAACTGTACCAAAAACAATTTGCGTTTAATCCACAACAGATTGATGCTGTCATTTTGTCACACGCCCATTTGGACCACAGTGGCATGTTGCCTAAATTGGTTCGACAAGGTTTTCATGGCCGAATTTATTGTACTCACGCCACCAAAGCCTTACTTGAAATCATGCTCAAAGACGCCGTATCCATCTATTTACACGATCTTGAAAGAGAAAATATCCGGCGAGCTAGACAAGGTGAAGGTCCGCTTCAACCGATTATAGAACAAACAGATGTTCAAAAAACCTTGTCGCTTTGCCAAACGTACGATTACTTAGAATCCATTTCAATTGGCTCCGCTGGCGTACTTAAATTTAGAGATGCAGGCCATATTTTAGGATCTTCGATTGTTGAACTCACGCTTACCGAACGTGGGGAACGCAAAGTACTGGTCTTTTCTGGAGACTTGGGGAACCCTGACACCGTGCTAATGAAAGCCCCCTCTATGGTCTATCATGCGGATGTACTCATGATGGAAAGCACCTACGGTGACAGAGACCATCGAAACTACACCAACACATGTAACCAGTTTGCGGACTTGCTCGACAAAGCAAAAAAGCAAGGTGGCAACGTACTGATCCCGTCATTCGCAGTTGGCCGGACACAAGAATTACTATTTCACTTGGGGTGTTTGTATCACCAAGGAAGACTTGAAGGATGGCAAGTTTTTTTAGATAGTCCGATGGCTATTGCCGTTACTGAAATTTACGACCGCTGGGCAGCCCTGTTGGACAAGAAAGCGATGCATCATCTTGCCAAGTACAACTACGATTCATTGCAATCTTTCTTGCCTAATTTGCACCTTACGCCAGACCCTGACCAATCAATGGCACTTAACCGGATCAAAGGCGGTGCGATAATCATTGCAGGCTCGGGAATGTGTACCGGTGGTCGCATTCGCCAACATTTTAAACATCGCCTCTGGCGAACCGATACCACTGTTATTTTTGTTGGCTTTCAAGCCCGCAACAGTTTAGGGCGGTTACTGGTGGATGGCATTAAACACGTTAAGCTATTTGGTGAACAGATTGCTGTTAAAGCGCAAATTGAAACGTTGGGTGGATTCTCCGCTCACGCAGGTAAAACACAGCTAATGGAATGGCAACAACATTTCAAAGATTCGCCAAAAACGATCCTCGTTCATGGCGAAGTCAGTGCGTTGGAATCACTGGCGCAATCGCTTTGGAGCGACCACCACGTCAAAGCCATGATCCCACATGAAGGTGAGCTGTTTAGTTTCTAG
- a CDS encoding pre-peptidase C-terminal domain-containing protein produces MNKVSMLVSLTAVGLSLSAEAGSLYHRLIWDGNAQTQATIGFTPNGGNDHHVMWGSSNNEATWQRANVTASRSFSSLSSQFVKLTGLSANSKVYYRVCDSTGCGERLWFQTAPSNSSGFTVVAGGDTRTGWTTRRQGNQLIAKLRPLFIMHGGDYTNANNSSEMTEYLKDWQLTFSDDVIDGQSYKRIYPFIATHGNHEDGNFNTLCEVFGVDYNQDGQCNANDTYGAVNISPLLRVYTLNSQFQNSGWSSYATAMNNWLSNDLSSSQSAWKFGQYHKPMFPHYSGKSDNTTLYNWWASLFYSKGMHLIVESDTHINKLTYPVQPSGSNFSSTTSGGTVYVGEGSWGAPARSANDPKNWTIDLASIQQFKVISVTPDELVVRTAQFDANADALSQPARDADPLALPANVNWWSAATVGDAMTLVKTSNGLVKIKDEGPVDPELTELQNGEVRSSLSAAKSQKLNFTLQVPNNASNLVVSSSGGTGDADLYVKFGSEPTDNSFDCRPYETGNNETCTIATPQQGTYYIQLNAYKDFVGLSLKAQYQSGTTTEPHGGDTKTNLSAAKDEWYRLSFELPANVKSLTVQTSGGTGDADLYVRQGNEPSTGSFDCRPYKDGNTETCTLNTPKAGTWYIGVRAYAAYSGLTLNYAY; encoded by the coding sequence TGCTAGTGAGCCTAACAGCAGTCGGGCTTTCACTAAGCGCTGAAGCGGGAAGCCTATACCATCGACTGATTTGGGATGGCAATGCCCAGACTCAAGCCACAATCGGTTTTACACCCAATGGTGGTAACGACCATCACGTCATGTGGGGAAGTTCAAACAATGAAGCGACTTGGCAACGAGCCAACGTAACTGCCAGCAGAAGCTTTTCAAGTCTATCCAGCCAGTTCGTAAAATTAACAGGCTTAAGCGCAAACTCAAAAGTGTATTACCGAGTTTGCGATTCGACAGGATGCGGCGAACGTCTGTGGTTTCAAACCGCACCAAGTAATAGCTCAGGTTTCACAGTAGTCGCCGGCGGTGATACCCGCACTGGCTGGACAACACGCCGCCAGGGTAATCAATTAATCGCCAAATTACGTCCGTTGTTTATCATGCATGGTGGCGATTACACTAATGCCAATAACAGCTCTGAAATGACGGAATATTTAAAAGATTGGCAGCTAACTTTCTCTGATGACGTGATTGATGGCCAAAGTTACAAGCGCATCTATCCGTTTATTGCGACACACGGTAATCACGAAGATGGTAACTTCAATACCTTGTGCGAGGTGTTTGGTGTTGACTACAACCAAGATGGTCAGTGTAATGCAAATGATACATACGGAGCAGTAAACATTTCGCCACTATTGCGCGTGTACACGTTAAATAGCCAATTCCAGAACTCAGGGTGGTCAAGTTATGCCACCGCCATGAATAACTGGCTTAGTAATGATTTATCGAGCAGCCAGAGCGCGTGGAAATTTGGCCAGTATCACAAGCCGATGTTCCCGCATTACAGCGGCAAATCAGACAATACGACACTTTATAATTGGTGGGCATCCCTGTTCTACAGCAAAGGTATGCACTTAATTGTGGAATCCGACACACACATCAATAAACTAACTTACCCAGTGCAACCCTCTGGTAGTAATTTCAGCTCAACCACGTCAGGTGGAACTGTTTACGTCGGCGAGGGTAGCTGGGGTGCACCAGCTCGCTCAGCGAATGATCCAAAGAATTGGACTATCGATCTTGCGAGTATTCAGCAATTTAAGGTCATTAGTGTAACGCCTGATGAATTAGTTGTGCGTACTGCTCAATTTGATGCCAATGCCGATGCGCTGTCACAACCAGCTCGCGACGCCGACCCACTGGCGTTACCAGCCAATGTAAACTGGTGGAGCGCAGCTACAGTGGGCGATGCGATGACGCTCGTTAAAACAAGCAATGGTTTAGTAAAAATAAAAGACGAAGGTCCTGTTGACCCTGAACTAACTGAATTGCAAAACGGCGAAGTTCGCAGCAGCTTGTCTGCGGCAAAATCACAAAAACTAAACTTTACGCTGCAAGTACCCAACAATGCTTCGAACCTTGTTGTTAGCAGTTCGGGAGGCACTGGAGATGCCGACTTGTACGTGAAATTTGGTTCAGAGCCAACAGACAACAGCTTTGACTGTCGTCCATATGAAACGGGTAACAATGAAACCTGCACGATTGCAACTCCGCAACAAGGTACGTATTACATTCAGTTGAATGCGTATAAAGACTTTGTAGGACTGAGCTTAAAAGCACAGTATCAATCTGGCACGACGACTGAACCTCATGGCGGTGATACCAAAACAAACCTTTCTGCTGCAAAAGACGAATGGTACCGCTTGTCATTTGAATTGCCAGCCAATGTTAAGTCGCTCACAGTACAAACCTCTGGTGGTACAGGCGATGCTGATTTGTATGTACGTCAAGGAAACGAACCCTCAACGGGTAGCTTTGATTGCCGCCCATATAAAGATGGCAATACCGAAACATGTACGTTAAACACGCCAAAAGCAGGCACGTGGTACATCGGTGTTCGCGCTTATGCGGCATACAGTGGTTTAACATTAAATTACGCTTACTAA